From Serratia fonticola:
TGTGCGCCCATCTTGATAAGCAACAGCGCTCTAAACAGGTACCCATACACAGTGACATCCCCGATTTAAAGACCTTCGGTAACAATTTTAGCAGCCGCAGCCAACACGTCTTTGCGGGCTTCGGCATTCTGCTGTGGCTGCGTGAAATAGGTCACCAACACCAACGGTGCGTGGTTAGCTGGCCAAATCACGGCGATATCGTTAGTGGTACCGTAATCACCGCTGCCGGTTTTATCACCGACTATCCACGTGGTTGGCAGACCTGCGCGAATGCTGGCTCCGCCGGTAGTATTCCCCTTCATCCATTCAACCAGTTGAGCACGCTGTGGTTCACCCAGCGCCTTGCCCAAGGTCAGGTTTTGCAGGCTTTTTGCCATCGCCAGCGGCGAACTCGTGTCACGTTCATCACCCGGAATGGCGGTATTCAAGGTGGGCTCGGTACGATCAAGACGGAAGGTTTTATCGCCGATGGTACGCGCAAATTCTGTTACTTTTGCCGGGCCGCCAAGATGCTCAAGGATTTTGTTCATCGCCGTGTTGTCACTGTACTGGATGGTGGCGGCGCTGAACTCGGCCAGGGTCATCCCGGTATCCAGGTGTTTTTCGGCGATCGGGTTGTAGTTGACCAGATCGGATTGCTTGATTTCCATCCGCTTAGCCAAAAGATTTTTATCCGTCTCGCTCTGTTTTAACAACGCCGACACCGCCATCACCTTGCTGGTGCTGCACATAGGAAAACGTTCATCCCCGCGATACAGGATCTGCGAATTATCGGCGGTATCGATCAGCGCCACGCCCAGGCGGCCACCGGAGCTTTTCTCCAGCTCAGACAGTTGCTGCTGAATATTCGCCTTGGCATTAGCAGTTTGCGCCCATAGCGGTGCGCTACCGAACAGCAACGGCATAACCGTAGCCACCATCAGGGTGGTTTTACGTAGTGTATTTTTAATCATGTTTTGCCTCACATAAAATGGATTAACGCAGTAGGTCGTCCTTCAGTTGGCGGGAAATATCCTCTGTTAGGCCGTGATTGACAAGCGACAAGAATTTTCTCTAGCATAAAGAAAATCTTTTGGATAACACCCATGCGCTCTAATCTTCCCCTGAATGCCCTACGTGCTTTTGAAGCCTCTGCCAGACATTTGAGTTTCACACGGGCAGCGCTGGAGCTCTATGTTACCCAGGCCGCCGTTAGCCAACAGGTTCGGCTGCTTGAAGAGCGCCTGGGTATGGTGCTGTTTAAACGCTTACCCCGTGGTTTAGAAATGACGGAGGAATCGCGGGCGCTGTTTGCCGTGTTAACCGACGCCTTTGGCCATATTGAAAAAGCCTTTCGGCAGTTTGAAGGGGGGCAATTTCA
This genomic window contains:
- a CDS encoding class A beta-lactamase FONA-1, with protein sequence MIKNTLRKTTLMVATVMPLLFGSAPLWAQTANAKANIQQQLSELEKSSGGRLGVALIDTADNSQILYRGDERFPMCSTSKVMAVSALLKQSETDKNLLAKRMEIKQSDLVNYNPIAEKHLDTGMTLAEFSAATIQYSDNTAMNKILEHLGGPAKVTEFARTIGDKTFRLDRTEPTLNTAIPGDERDTSSPLAMAKSLQNLTLGKALGEPQRAQLVEWMKGNTTGGASIRAGLPTTWIVGDKTGSGDYGTTNDIAVIWPANHAPLVLVTYFTQPQQNAEARKDVLAAAAKIVTEGL